From Triticum urartu cultivar G1812 chromosome 2, Tu2.1, whole genome shotgun sequence, a single genomic window includes:
- the LOC125533927 gene encoding G-type lectin S-receptor-like serine/threonine-protein kinase At1g34300 — MAIAVVGMVLSFGATVAVVYVVYRHVKKHDVPAISIVAASVKTAGSTAGTALYAVVPDSQIRDATVEGFLEKIGGDKPIRFTARQLWGFTNNYSARIGAGGSGVVYRGVLPNGLAVAAVGVARGLRYLHEECQQKIVHYDVKPGNVLLEVGLASKVAGFGLVQLTNRADTDATVSVMRGTPGYAAPELWMQVGVTEKCDVYSFGILLFEILGRRRNFDEAAPESRRWFPKLVWTKYECGELAEVVDSRGSAEEEKGRETARSMCEVAFWCVQQLPEARPTMGSVVKMLEGEMDIPPPPNPFQHLMAVPEVAWTSNGRASTIVESGSRRDHSVVAVNS; from the exons ATGGCCATTGCCGTCG TTGGCATGGTACTGAGCTTCGGAGCAACCGTCGCCGTGGTCTACGTCGTGTACAGGCACGTCAAGAAGCACGACGTCCCCGCCATCAGCATCGTCGCCGCGAGCGTCAAGACGGCGGGGAGCACTGCTGGTACGGCGCTGTACGCGGTGGTGCCGGACTCGCAGATACGGGACGCCACCGTGGAGGGGTTCCTCGAGAAGATCGGTGGCGACAAGCCCATCCGGTTCACCGCGCGGCAGCTCTGGGGCTTCACCAACAACTACTCGGCCAGGATCGGCGCCGGGGGCTCGGGGGTCGTGTACAGGGGCGTGCTCCCGAACGGCCTCGCGGTCGC CGCCGTCGGCGTCGCGAGGGGCCTCCGGTACCTCCACGAGGAGTGCCAGCAAAAGATCGTGCACTACGACGTCAAGCCCGGCAACGTGCTCCTCGAAGTCGGCCTCGCTTCCAAGGTGGCCGGCTTTGGACTCGTGCAGCTGACGAACCGGGCGGACACGGACGCCACCGTCTCGGTGATGCGCGGCACACCCGGGTACGCCGCGCCGGAGCTGTGGATGCAGGTGGGCGTCACCGAGAAGTGCGACGTGTACAGCTTCGGCATCCTCCTGTTCGAGATCCTCGGCCGGAGGAGGAACTTCGACGAAGCAGCGCCGGAGAGCCGGCGGTGGTTCCCAAAGCTGGTGTGGACCAAATACGAGTGTGGCGAGCTCGCGGAGGTCGTTGATAGCCGTGGCAGCGCGGAGGAGGAGAAGGGCAGGGAGACGGCGAGGAGCATGTGCGAGGTGGCGTTCTGGTGCGTGCAGCAGCTGCCGGAGGCGAGGCCGACCATGGGCAGCGTGGTGAAGATGCTGGAAGGGGAGATGGACATTCCTCCTCCGCCGAATCCGTTCCAGCATCTCATGGCTGTGCCGGAGGTGGCGTGGACGTCAAATGGTCGAGCGAGCACCATTGTTGAGAGTGGCTCAAGACGCGATCACTCCGTGGTCGCCGTGAATAGTTGA
- the LOC125539521 gene encoding uncharacterized protein LOC125539521 isoform X2, translating to MAPPRQDSPEGLEVQCAGCGETLEVDPGLTEFICPDCATPQSLPPELMPPPPPRRKALPLPRAAADVRGARLPCGSCGALLSVPVGLARCACPVCGAELAVDTARLRHYLLSSATAEGAVPVVPLGDPSAPPILQAQQVQTNQPNQLIPEQADLDNPGSTIERGEVHDVSGEVHDVNGIFAKRTSMYSVGPGIVSPERRHEEPQNHDRHQAQVQSSTTRINCRTGRSTAPQTVNIEKRQLLTPDQTIQQAEKQPSCRAICTEKAHAEDADGVIHVQEKQQQRVSQVNHTEELCTQAANQIITRDNNGTRVGYAACSDAAFAERRKVHEANDAIKQVQRKQSDSTVHMEPENQVIHVEKEHSKSFSCRTPKQKKKGLTAASNPGLQLRRSKRLVKDSPASIDQEPVQNVFLESQEGTSISHIPATVRVSEPTESDSDSLHAGSPEQSEPTENDPDWQHAGSPEQSLSDSPDIDRIINNIKPSPPPPCEMHEPSSNKLDSPHLTTPTSNSDLNLSDPEQFARNYIPLEVRKALPALRSNSLFEHTMSQASYGEASLHDLTDSEGDDPCSPTLQNVGTKRNHKRLRCGLKLSLEVWTLPKGVRIPVSLNTSGEPVGKAAGTLSNFLCAIARDGVLAPLTYHDWRRVPEKNKNIIWHIVKLKFDIAPVGELWIMKSLGKRWRSWKSFLKLQHYDTHETEEERLADRNPRVLKEQWQFLVAYWSTEKAKAASARSKACQSNVVAHHTAGTKSFARIIEEEKQKRPNKDGPSVEDLFIMTHTPKNGKPMKKATADAIARLRKQVESSGGDSAAHDSSKVPRGKAVLQASFKEAMEAKRRAEDEASALKEKMMAMEESQRKMQEDLANMKSAVSAIHKTAPTGDLQGQQMHKKTPVSKNSQDEPTGGPSFPPGFAKNPNPSQPTRRSKRAKRS from the exons atggcgccgccgcggCAGGACTCCCCTGAGGGTTTGGAGGTGCAGTGCGCGGGGTGCGGCGAGACGCTGGAGGTGGACCCGGGCCTGACGGAGTTCATCTGCCCGGACTGCGCCACGCCGCAGTCGCTCCCGCCGGAGctcatgccgccgccgccgccgcggcggaAGGCGCTGCCCCTGCCCCGCGCGGCCGCCGACGTCCGGGGCGCGCGGCTCCCGTGCGGCTCCTGCGGCGCGCTCCTGAGCGTGCCCGTCGGGCTGGCGCGCTGCGCCTGCCCGGTCTGCGGCGCCGAGCTCGCCGTCGACACCGCGCGGCTCCGGCATTACCTCCTCTCGTCCGCTACGGCGGAGGGCGCCGTGCCCGTGGTGCCACTCGGCGACCCCTCGGCCCCACCCATCCTCCAAGCCCAGCAG GTACAAACAAATCAGCCAAATCAGCTTATTCCAGAGCAGGCAGATCTGGATAATCCTGGTTCTACGATTGAGAGAGGGGAGGTACATGATGTCAGTGGGGAGGTACATGATGTCAATGGGATTTTTGCTAAGCGGACAAGCATGTATTCAGTTGGCCCTGGAATTGTTAGTCCCGAAAGGAGACATGAAGAGCCTCAAAATCATGACCGCCATCAGGCGCAAGTTCAATCTTCCACAACACGTATAAATTGCAGAACTGGGCGATCTACTGCCCCCCAAACTGTAAATATAGAAAAGAGGCAGCTGCTCACTCCCGATCAGACCATACAACAGGCAGAAAAACAGCCTTCTTGTCGTGCAATATGTACAGAGAAGGCTCATGCAGAGGATGCAGATGGGGTGATTCATGTCCAGGAAAAGCAACAACAGCGTGTCAGCCAGGTAAATCATACAGAAGAATTATGCACTCAGGCGGCCAATCAGATAATTACAAGGGACAACAATGGAACGAGAGTCGGGTATGCAGCTTGCAGTGATGCTGCATTTGCAGAGAGGAGGAAGGTGCATGAAGCAAATGACGCTATAAAACAGGTGCAAAGAAAACAATCTGATTCAACGGTTCATATGGAACCGGAAAATCAAGTGATCCATGTAGAAAAGGAACACTCAAAATCTTTCAGTTGCAGAACCCCCAAGCAGAAAAAGAAGGGTTTGACAGCTGCTTCCAATCCAGGCCTTCAACTTAGGCGCAGCAAACGTTTGGTGAAAGATTCACCTGCTTCCATAGACCAAGAACCTGTTCAAAATGTGTTTCTTGAGAGTCAAGAAGGAACTTCGATTAGCCACATACCAGCCACCGTCAGAGTCAGTGAACCAACAGAAAGTGATTCTGATTCACTGCATGCTGGTTCTCCAGAACAGAGTGAACCAACAGAAAATGATCCTGATTGGCAGCATGCTGGTTCTCCAGAACAGAGTTTATCGGACTCTCCAGATATTGATAGAATCATCAACAATATAAAGCCTAGTCCACCCCCTCCGTGTGAGATGCATGAACCAAGCTCTAACAAGTTAGACAGCCCTCATTTAACTACACCAACTTCTAATTCAGATCTCAACTTGTCCGATCCCGAGCAGTTTGCACGTAATTACATCCCCCTTGAGGTTAGGAAGGCCCTTCCAGCGCTGAGATCTAATTCATTGTTTGAGCATACCATGTCCCAGGCAAGCTATGGCGAGGCAAGCCTGCATGATTTAACTGATTCAGAAGGAGACGACCCTTGTAGCCCGACTCTCCAGAATGTTG GTACCAAGAGAAACCACAAACGTCTCCGTTGTGGTCTGAAACTCAGTCTTGAGGTGTGGACCTTGCCTAAAGGTGTGCGCATACCGGTTTCATTGAACACTTCAGGTGAACCTGTTGGAAAAGCGGCAGGCACCCTAAGTAACTTTTTGTGTGCAATAGCACGAGATGGCGTATTGGCACCGCTAACATATCATGATTGGAGGCGTGTTCCGGAGAAAAACAAGAATATAATCTGGCATATTGTCAAG CTCAAATTTGACATTGCTCCGGTTGGTGAGTTATGGATCATGAAGTCCTtaggaaagaggtggaggagttGGAAATCTTTCTTGAAACTACAACACTACGATACTCATGAGACGGAAGAGGAACGCCTTGCTGATCGAAATCCTCGTGTTCTCAAAGAACAGTGGCAATTTCTAGTTGCATATTGGAGTACTGAAAAGGCGAAG GCCGCAAGTGCTCGCAGTAAAGCTTGTCAGTCAAATGTGGTCGCTCATCATACTGCAGGAACAAAGAGCTTTGCAAGGATAATCGAGGAGGAG AAGCAAAAACGGCCTAACAAGGACGGGCCCAGTGTTGAGGATCTGTTCATAATGACTCATACACCCAAGAATGGGAAACCTATGAAGAAGGCAACAGCTGATGCCATT GCACGACTTCGTAAGCAGGTAGAGAGTTCAGGAGGTGATTCTGCTGCACATGACTCCTCGAAGGTCCCACGAGGGAAGGCAGTCCTGCAGGCATCCTTCAAGGAAGCCATGGAGGCTAAACGCAGAGCTGAAGACGAGGCATCGGCGCTGAAGGAAAAAATGATGGCAATGGAAGAAAGCCAGAGAAAGATGCAGGAAGATTTGGCGAATATGAAGAGTGCAGTTAGCGCTATACACAAGACGGCACCAACTGGTGACTTGCAAGGTCAACAAATGCACAAAAAAACGCCTGTTAGTAAAAACTCTCAAGACGAGCCAACAGGTGGACCATCGTTTCCTCCAGGTTTCGCAAAG AATCCGAATCCTTCACAACCCACGCGGCGTTCAAAACGGGCCAAGCGCTCGTGA
- the LOC125539521 gene encoding uncharacterized protein LOC125539521 isoform X1, whose product MAPPRQDSPEGLEVQCAGCGETLEVDPGLTEFICPDCATPQSLPPELMPPPPPRRKALPLPRAAADVRGARLPCGSCGALLSVPVGLARCACPVCGAELAVDTARLRHYLLSSATAEGAVPVVPLGDPSAPPILQAQQVRQEHPNFGIRAGLLWTDPDNRTNCMGQVQTNQPNQLIPEQADLDNPGSTIERGEVHDVSGEVHDVNGIFAKRTSMYSVGPGIVSPERRHEEPQNHDRHQAQVQSSTTRINCRTGRSTAPQTVNIEKRQLLTPDQTIQQAEKQPSCRAICTEKAHAEDADGVIHVQEKQQQRVSQVNHTEELCTQAANQIITRDNNGTRVGYAACSDAAFAERRKVHEANDAIKQVQRKQSDSTVHMEPENQVIHVEKEHSKSFSCRTPKQKKKGLTAASNPGLQLRRSKRLVKDSPASIDQEPVQNVFLESQEGTSISHIPATVRVSEPTESDSDSLHAGSPEQSEPTENDPDWQHAGSPEQSLSDSPDIDRIINNIKPSPPPPCEMHEPSSNKLDSPHLTTPTSNSDLNLSDPEQFARNYIPLEVRKALPALRSNSLFEHTMSQASYGEASLHDLTDSEGDDPCSPTLQNVGTKRNHKRLRCGLKLSLEVWTLPKGVRIPVSLNTSGEPVGKAAGTLSNFLCAIARDGVLAPLTYHDWRRVPEKNKNIIWHIVKLKFDIAPVGELWIMKSLGKRWRSWKSFLKLQHYDTHETEEERLADRNPRVLKEQWQFLVAYWSTEKAKAASARSKACQSNVVAHHTAGTKSFARIIEEEKQKRPNKDGPSVEDLFIMTHTPKNGKPMKKATADAIARLRKQVESSGGDSAAHDSSKVPRGKAVLQASFKEAMEAKRRAEDEASALKEKMMAMEESQRKMQEDLANMKSAVSAIHKTAPTGDLQGQQMHKKTPVSKNSQDEPTGGPSFPPGFAKNPNPSQPTRRSKRAKRS is encoded by the exons atggcgccgccgcggCAGGACTCCCCTGAGGGTTTGGAGGTGCAGTGCGCGGGGTGCGGCGAGACGCTGGAGGTGGACCCGGGCCTGACGGAGTTCATCTGCCCGGACTGCGCCACGCCGCAGTCGCTCCCGCCGGAGctcatgccgccgccgccgccgcggcggaAGGCGCTGCCCCTGCCCCGCGCGGCCGCCGACGTCCGGGGCGCGCGGCTCCCGTGCGGCTCCTGCGGCGCGCTCCTGAGCGTGCCCGTCGGGCTGGCGCGCTGCGCCTGCCCGGTCTGCGGCGCCGAGCTCGCCGTCGACACCGCGCGGCTCCGGCATTACCTCCTCTCGTCCGCTACGGCGGAGGGCGCCGTGCCCGTGGTGCCACTCGGCGACCCCTCGGCCCCACCCATCCTCCAAGCCCAGCAG GTGCGGCAAGAACATCCTAATTTTGGGATTCGTGCAGGACTTTTGTGGACAGATCCTGATAATCGGACAAATTGTATGGGACAGGTACAAACAAATCAGCCAAATCAGCTTATTCCAGAGCAGGCAGATCTGGATAATCCTGGTTCTACGATTGAGAGAGGGGAGGTACATGATGTCAGTGGGGAGGTACATGATGTCAATGGGATTTTTGCTAAGCGGACAAGCATGTATTCAGTTGGCCCTGGAATTGTTAGTCCCGAAAGGAGACATGAAGAGCCTCAAAATCATGACCGCCATCAGGCGCAAGTTCAATCTTCCACAACACGTATAAATTGCAGAACTGGGCGATCTACTGCCCCCCAAACTGTAAATATAGAAAAGAGGCAGCTGCTCACTCCCGATCAGACCATACAACAGGCAGAAAAACAGCCTTCTTGTCGTGCAATATGTACAGAGAAGGCTCATGCAGAGGATGCAGATGGGGTGATTCATGTCCAGGAAAAGCAACAACAGCGTGTCAGCCAGGTAAATCATACAGAAGAATTATGCACTCAGGCGGCCAATCAGATAATTACAAGGGACAACAATGGAACGAGAGTCGGGTATGCAGCTTGCAGTGATGCTGCATTTGCAGAGAGGAGGAAGGTGCATGAAGCAAATGACGCTATAAAACAGGTGCAAAGAAAACAATCTGATTCAACGGTTCATATGGAACCGGAAAATCAAGTGATCCATGTAGAAAAGGAACACTCAAAATCTTTCAGTTGCAGAACCCCCAAGCAGAAAAAGAAGGGTTTGACAGCTGCTTCCAATCCAGGCCTTCAACTTAGGCGCAGCAAACGTTTGGTGAAAGATTCACCTGCTTCCATAGACCAAGAACCTGTTCAAAATGTGTTTCTTGAGAGTCAAGAAGGAACTTCGATTAGCCACATACCAGCCACCGTCAGAGTCAGTGAACCAACAGAAAGTGATTCTGATTCACTGCATGCTGGTTCTCCAGAACAGAGTGAACCAACAGAAAATGATCCTGATTGGCAGCATGCTGGTTCTCCAGAACAGAGTTTATCGGACTCTCCAGATATTGATAGAATCATCAACAATATAAAGCCTAGTCCACCCCCTCCGTGTGAGATGCATGAACCAAGCTCTAACAAGTTAGACAGCCCTCATTTAACTACACCAACTTCTAATTCAGATCTCAACTTGTCCGATCCCGAGCAGTTTGCACGTAATTACATCCCCCTTGAGGTTAGGAAGGCCCTTCCAGCGCTGAGATCTAATTCATTGTTTGAGCATACCATGTCCCAGGCAAGCTATGGCGAGGCAAGCCTGCATGATTTAACTGATTCAGAAGGAGACGACCCTTGTAGCCCGACTCTCCAGAATGTTG GTACCAAGAGAAACCACAAACGTCTCCGTTGTGGTCTGAAACTCAGTCTTGAGGTGTGGACCTTGCCTAAAGGTGTGCGCATACCGGTTTCATTGAACACTTCAGGTGAACCTGTTGGAAAAGCGGCAGGCACCCTAAGTAACTTTTTGTGTGCAATAGCACGAGATGGCGTATTGGCACCGCTAACATATCATGATTGGAGGCGTGTTCCGGAGAAAAACAAGAATATAATCTGGCATATTGTCAAG CTCAAATTTGACATTGCTCCGGTTGGTGAGTTATGGATCATGAAGTCCTtaggaaagaggtggaggagttGGAAATCTTTCTTGAAACTACAACACTACGATACTCATGAGACGGAAGAGGAACGCCTTGCTGATCGAAATCCTCGTGTTCTCAAAGAACAGTGGCAATTTCTAGTTGCATATTGGAGTACTGAAAAGGCGAAG GCCGCAAGTGCTCGCAGTAAAGCTTGTCAGTCAAATGTGGTCGCTCATCATACTGCAGGAACAAAGAGCTTTGCAAGGATAATCGAGGAGGAG AAGCAAAAACGGCCTAACAAGGACGGGCCCAGTGTTGAGGATCTGTTCATAATGACTCATACACCCAAGAATGGGAAACCTATGAAGAAGGCAACAGCTGATGCCATT GCACGACTTCGTAAGCAGGTAGAGAGTTCAGGAGGTGATTCTGCTGCACATGACTCCTCGAAGGTCCCACGAGGGAAGGCAGTCCTGCAGGCATCCTTCAAGGAAGCCATGGAGGCTAAACGCAGAGCTGAAGACGAGGCATCGGCGCTGAAGGAAAAAATGATGGCAATGGAAGAAAGCCAGAGAAAGATGCAGGAAGATTTGGCGAATATGAAGAGTGCAGTTAGCGCTATACACAAGACGGCACCAACTGGTGACTTGCAAGGTCAACAAATGCACAAAAAAACGCCTGTTAGTAAAAACTCTCAAGACGAGCCAACAGGTGGACCATCGTTTCCTCCAGGTTTCGCAAAG AATCCGAATCCTTCACAACCCACGCGGCGTTCAAAACGGGCCAAGCGCTCGTGA